The genomic window AGGGATGGCATACAGGACCTCCACCACCGACAGCTCTAAGCGAATCGCCCATCGTCCATCCTTACGGAGTCTGAAGAAACCCATCCTCCTCCGAAAGTCTGGGTGCCGAGTCCCCACCGTCATCCGCCGAGGCTATCTCCAACTGCTCACCAAAGAGTGTCTCCAGTTCTGCGCCTCCGAGCAGGAGGCGAAGGAGAAGGCGCTGAACGAGGAGAAGGTGGCCCACGACCGCAGCCCCAACAAGAACGTCTACCTGAATGTGGTGCTGAACGCCCTCAAGAGACTGAAGGGCCTGACCCCCAGCTCCATGCCCGGCCTCAGCAGGACCGCTCTGTACAGCCGCCTCCAGGACTTCCTGCTCACTCGGGAGCAGCTCAAGGAGAACGGCTACCCCTTCCCGCACCCCGAGCGGCCCGGAGGCGCCGTCCTCTTCACTGCCCAGGGGAAGGGGCCAGGCGACTCCTCCCGCAGGGTCTGCTGCCGCTGTGGCACCGAGTACCTGGTGTCCCCTTCGGGCCGCTGTGTACGCGACCAGGTGTGTTACTACCACTGGGGGAGGGTCCGCTCCAGCCAAGTGGCCGGAGGCCGGCTTACCCAGTACACCTGCTGTGCAGCCGCTCCTGGCTCCGTGGGCTGCCAGGTGGCAAAGCAGCACGTGCGGGACGGCCGCAAGGAGAGCCTGGATGGCTTCGTGAAGACCTTCAAGAAAGAGTTTTCCAGAGACGCTTATCCCGGAATCTACGCCTTGGACTGTGAGATGTGCTACACCACGCACGGCCTAGAGCTGACCCGTGTCACCGTGGTGGACGCCGACATGCGGGTGGTGTACGACACCTTCGTCAAGCCCGACAACGAGATCGTGGACTACAACACCAGGTTTTCCGGCGTGACCGAGGCCGACGTCGCCCAGACCAGCATCACGTTGCCGAAAGTCCAAGCCATCCTGCTGAGCTTTTTCAGCGCCCAAACCATCCTCATCGGGCACAGCCTGGAGAGCGACCTGCTGGCCCTGAAGCTGATCCACAGCACCGTGGTGGACACGGCGGTGCTCTTCCCGCACTACCGGGGTTTCCCCTACAAGCGCTCCCTAAGGAATCTCACGGCCGACTACCTCGGACAGATCATCCAGGACAGCCAGGACGGGCACGACTCCTGCCAGGACGCAAACGCCTGCCTGCAGCTGGTGATGTGGAAAGTCCGAGAGCGCGCCGGGATCCAGCGAGGCCACCCGTCCGCCTCTCCCGCCGCCCTGGCCTGTCCTCAGACCCAGGCCTCTTCCACAACTGCGATCGCTCCCGAGAGCTAACCCAGTCCACCTGGCCGCAAAGCGACAGAAACCGAAGCAGCCGGTTTTGCAGGAGAGGGCAAAAAGCCAAGACTAACCCCGACCCCGACTCCCAGTCCCCCGGAGTCCCTGCCGCGGCCCCTCGCGACTGTCCCCATCCCTCTGCCCCTCCGAGACCTCTATCCTTCCACCAATCGCCTCCCCCAGCCCCGAGCCCCCACTCCCAGGCCCCCGAGTCCCTGCCGCGGTCCCTCGCGCCTGGCCCcatccctctgcccctcccagaCCTCTGTCCTTCTTCCACCGCTAGCCTCCCTCAGCCCACCTGGACTTCCATGATCTCTGAGAACAAAGCCAGCCCCCTGGCCCCCCAGCCTCCTGCCAGTCTTCCCTCCTGGGCGTCTTCCTCTTCTCTGGGGCTTTCGggacctcccctcccccacccgaGCTTTCCCCCACCCCCGGGGGCTGGCAAAGAATCAATGTCTCTaggaatttcaaaaaataaaagaatttaaaaacaacgGAAAGGCATTTGCTCCTCCATGTGCCCTTACCTATTTTTCTGTAGAGGCACCACGCTGAGGTGGGTGAAGCACTTGGGCTCTGGAATTACACATCTGGCTTCAAATTCAACTTCCACCACTTACTGGCTTTGTCATATTGGACAAAGGACGTTTTTGTGCTTCTACGTATTTATCTTTAAAGCGTGATCATAAGGTCACGATAAGGCATGAATGAAGCAACACATGGCAGGCCTTGAAACAAtcgcacatagtaggtattcgaTTCATGTTAACTATGTTTCCTTCTTAAAATGGCTTACATTGGGAAATCGTGAACACTGTATCATTAACCCTTGGAACAACCCAATGGGTAGGTAAATAAAGCTTAATTTTATACCTCAAGAAACCATGCGTCTTCACCTGCGCCAAATGCTCATGATTGTAAGGA from Macaca mulatta isolate MMU2019108-1 chromosome 8, T2T-MMU8v2.0, whole genome shotgun sequence includes these protein-coding regions:
- the LOC144330582 gene encoding LOW QUALITY PROTEIN: exonuclease GOR-like (The sequence of the model RefSeq protein was modified relative to this genomic sequence to represent the inferred CDS: inserted 1 base in 1 codon; deleted 2 bases in 1 codon; substituted 1 base at 1 genomic stop codon) → MLRATAPCWFPPGYPEAKKVAEELALEALELPLPSHQPARNFGLWVPQMYNQASALVGIQAEPQNSGPAVAPEWPKMVTEAWYFPAQRASACQPPAAPRLTERPPAVRISAPRERKRIAHFPSPCLDTGPTDAKRTLAASSHQRSDGSKVGTQPWKTHNRSGMAYRTSTTDSSKRIAHRPSLRSLKKPILLRKSGCRVPTVIRRGYLQLLTKECLQFCASEQEAKEKALNEEKVAHDRSPNKNVYLNVVLNALKRLKGLTPSSMPGLSRTALYSRLQDFLLTREQLKENGYPFPHPERPGGAVLFTAQGKGPGDSSRRVCCRCGTEYLVSPSGRCVRDQVCYYHWGRVRSSQVAGGRLTQYTCCAAAPGSVGCQVAKQHVRDGRKESLDGFVKTFKKEFSRDAYPGIYALDCEMCYTTHGLELTRVTVVDADMRVVYDTFVKPDNEIVDYNTRFSGVTEADVAQTSITLPKVQAILLSFFSAQTILIGHSLESDLLALKLIHSTVVDTAVLFPHYRGFPYKRSLRNLTADYLGQIIQDSQDGHDSCQDANACLQLVMWKVRERAGIQRGHPSASPAALACPQTQASSTTAIAPESXPSPPGRKATETEAAGCRRGQKAKTNPDXRLPVPRSPCRGPSRLSPSLCPSETSILPPIASPSPEPPLPGPRVPAAVPRAWPHPSAPPRPLSFFHR